In Lasioglossum baleicum chromosome 19, iyLasBale1, whole genome shotgun sequence, the following proteins share a genomic window:
- the LOC143218408 gene encoding Golgi resident protein GCP60, with product MAGTNGDISSMGRKIEKLRISADESTRDDSDMEKEKSMEPRLWGFETRELYKMAVNFYKEKEGKAVHLSYEDKLKLVAFTQQVTHGKCTAENASPLGVLDVIGRDRRLAWQNLGDISKEQAMEGFIVLLDKLCPLFRTVVEAQRRDIEEKLRLKKEEEAKQLEEERRLKELDEQKKKEEEARLKEELQRRQIQDALNQQTYYQFKMYAEQQYPGNPEQQGVLIRQLQEQHYHQYMQQLRQNQLVAEEQTPESNNATTEESEKEEQAKETEETAPLNEENSDELDWPPIAPAEMWTIKGVEEFKETIRREAGDAVIKVGHGEIVTVRVPTHEDGSCLFWEFATDGYDIGFGVYFEWSKPETSQVSVHITESEDEEEDDDDYVLREDLESGVSNGSVPSDYKLPSPPISEIVPVYRRDSQEEIYAGSHRYPGQGVYLLKFDNSYSLWRSKTLYYRVYYTQNGYVN from the exons ATGGCGGGCACCAATGGTGACATTTCCTCGATGGGgaggaaaatcgaaaaattaagAATATCTGCCGATGAGTCGACGAGGGATGACAGTGACATGGAAAAGGAGAAAAGTATGGAACCTCGCCTTTGGGGTTTCGAGACTCGAGAACTGTATAAAATGGCTGTAAATTTCTACAAAG AAAAGGAAGGGAAAGCGGTCCACTTGTCTTACGAAGATAAGTTGAAGTTGGTCGCTTTCACGCAACAAGTAACGCACGGAAAATGTACGGCCGAGAACGCGTCGCCTTTGGGCGTACTGGACGTGATAGGAAGGGACAGACGTTTGGCATGGCAGAACTTGGGAGATATATCTAAGGAGCAGGCAATGGAGGGATTTATAGTTTTATTAGACAAATTGTGCCCGTTGTTCAGAACTGTGGTAGAGGCGCAACGAAGGGACATAGAGGAGAAGTTACGGCtgaagaaggaagaagaagcgAAGCAATTGGAAGAGGAGAGAAGGTTGAAGGAATTAGACGAAcaaaagaagaaagaggaagaggctAGGTTAAAGGAGGAGCTGCAGAGGAGACAAATTCAAGATGCCTTAAATCAGCAAACGTATTACCAGTTTAAAATGTACGCCGAACAACAATACCCTGGGAATCCGGAGCAGCAAGGTGTTTTGATAAGGCAGCTACAGGAGCAACATTACCATCAGTACATGCAACAATTGCGTCAGAATCAATTAGTCGCAGAGGAGCAAACACCGGAATCGAACAATGCGACGACAGAGGAATCCGAGAAGGAAGAGCAAGCTAAAGAGACCGAGGAGACAGCGCCATTAAACGAAGAAAACTCGGATGAACTGGATTGGCCACCTATAGCACCGGCAGAAATGTGGACGATAAAAGGCGTCGAAGAATTCAAAGAAACAATTAGGAGAGAAGCTGGCGACGCGGTTATTAAAGTCGGCCACGGAGAAATAGTGACTGTTAGGGTGCCAACACACGAAGACGGCTCGTGTCTGTTCTGGGAGTTCGCGACGGATGGTTACGATATTGGTTTCGGAGTGTATTTCGAATGGTCAAAACCGGAAACAAGTCAAGTATCGGTACATATTACCGaatccgaggacgaggaagaagacgaCGATGATTACGTCTTAAGGGAGGATTTAGAAAGTGGAGTATCGAATGGCAGTGTTCCGTCTGACTACAAACTACCATCGCCGCCTATAAGCGAGATAGTACCT GTATATAGGAGAGATTCTCAAGAAGAAATCTATGCGGGAAGTCATAGGTACCCGGGGCAG GGAGTGTATCTTCTTAAATTTGATAACTCGTATTCACTTTGGCGAAGCAAAACGCTTTACTACAGAGTATATTACACTCAGAATGGCTATGTAAATTAG
- the LOC143218401 gene encoding 2',5'-phosphodiesterase 12, with protein MIIHCEMLTVTRNFNSRGLTSPYPFSILHQFVKKYSRPKTKINMNEALVMHEEGSESFQVSLRYVNVDLKIDRQFNFNRNVNEPINNFLRRLDSNINNCVNKKHKKGKKRKEADADPVKNEIDNIEMKMIKLVRNDSDLDGSLSCKTILEDSSNVKLIIFDAEYMLKQNVPYVSQIALPSSILVGFPTYPSKFVSMYVDRTKSTFNWHRKENNQWIHIGEGYLYIPNLSDMGCQLKITCIPRNNEQDGPTIEVVSNNAVEAGPGSCPFEIRHTFTQTKLSGDSFRITSYNILANIYSETDLSKDTLYPYCPQYALSMDYRKLLILKELIGYNADIICLQEVDNRVYENDLVPSLSVLNYSGVYNLKNDLREGIAVFYNRDRFDILNSNCSVMSRGTDVKGFNTVWSQIQNETVKETFVNRNTIIQAVALRSKENSEILVIGNTHLYFRPVADHIRLLQAYYGLIHLQAFAEETKQKNPECNVSIVFCGDFNSTPENGVYQLMTQKYIPEDYADWKSCPEQFVENVTLKHDTNLSSACGTPEFTNYTGSFSGCLDYIFYQTDHLKVEQVIPMPSVEELSLHTGLPSVVFPSDHISLCADLKWTK; from the exons ATGATAATACATTGTGAAATGTTGACTGTAACACGAAATTTCAATTCACGTGGATTAACCAGCCCGTATCCATTCTCGATACTTCACCAATTTGTTAAGAAGTATTCGCGGCCGAAGACGAAGATAAACATGAACGAAGCACTTGTGATGCACGAGGAGGGTAGCGAGAGTTTTCAAGTGTCGCTTCGTTACGTTAACGTTGATTTAAAGATCGACAGGCAGTTCAACTTCAACAGAAACGTGAACGAACctataaataattttcttcgtAGACTGGATTCGAATATCAATAATTGTGTAAATAAAAAGCATAAGAAGGGCAAGAAACGCAAGGAGGCTGATGCAGATCCCGTGAAAAACGAGATTGATAATATCGAGATGAAAATGATCAAATTAGTGCGAAACGATTCGGATCTCGACGGCAGTCTTAGCTGCAAAACGATCCTGGAAGACTCGTCGAACGTAAAACTGATTATTTTCGACGCGGAATACATGTTGAAACAAAATGTACCGTATGTTAGTCAAATAGCATTACCATCGAGTATTTTAGTTGGTTTTCCAACTTATCCTTCTAAGTTTGTATCGATGTACGTCgatagaacaaaatcgactttTAACTGGCATAGAAAGGAAAATAATCAATGGATCCACATTGGAGAAGGTTATTTATATATACCGAATCTATCCGATATGGGATGTCAATTAAAAATAACTTGTATACCGAGGAACAACGAGCAGGACGGACCAACGATAGAAGTTGTATCTAATAACGCAGTAGAAGCTGGTCCGGGATCCTGTCCGTTTGAAATCAGACACACATTCACTCAAACAAAATTGTCCGGAGATAG TTTCAGGATAACGTCCTACAACATATTGGCGAACATATATTCTGAGACTGACTTATCTAAGGATACATTGTATCCGTATTGTCCGCAATACGCCTTGTCTATGGATTATAGGAAATTACTGATTCTTAAAGAATTAATAG GGTATAACGCAGACATTATATGTCTACAGGAGGTGGACAATAGAGTTTACGAAAATGATTTAGTGCCGTCTCTGTCTGTGTTAAACTACAGCGGCGTGtataatctgaaaaatgactTGCGAGAAGGAATTGCAGTGTTTTATAATCGGGACAGGTTTGATATATTGAATTCCAATTGTAGCGTTATGTCACGTGGCACAGATGTAAAGGGGTTTAATACTGTATGGTCGCAGATTCAGAACGAAACCGTGAAAGAGACGTTTGTAAATAGAAATACAATTATACAG GCAGTAGCACTACGATCTAAGGAAAATTCCGAAATCCTggttattggcaatacacacttaTATTTCCGACCAGTAGCAGATCACATACGTCTACTACAAGCATATTATGGCCTGATACATCTGCAAGCATTTGCCGAAGAAACAAAGCAAAAA AATCCAGAATGTAATGTCAGCATCGTGTTCTGCGGAGACTTCAACAGTACACCGGAGAACGGCGTTTATCAATTAATGACACAGAAATATATTCCAGAAGATTATGCTGATTGGAAATCAT GTCCGGAGCAATTCGTAGAAAATGTAACTTTGAAGCACGACACTAATTTATCCAGTGCCTGCGGTACTCCAGAATTTACGAATTACACAGGAAGCTTTTCTGGATGCTTggattatatattttatcagaCCGATCATTTAAAAGTAGAACAGGTGATCCCGATGCCAAGCGTGGAGGAGCTTAGTTTGCATACCGGCCTTCCATCTGTAGTATTTCCAAGCGATCATATTTCTTTATGTGCCGATTTAAAATGGACGAAATAA
- the Caper gene encoding RNA-binding protein 39-like protein Caper isoform X3 produces the protein MHLKYEEQDSSSKDKSSKENGSSRKSSGKSKHRSRSRSRSRDRKEKDRRDRDRDRDRDRDRDRDRDRDRDRRHTSRSRDRRDRDRDRDGGGGGGGGGGGGGGDRDRDRRDRDRDRDRRRKRSLTPITLPRARPSFGKGVSPLGIRNDELTPEERDARTVFCMQLSQRIRARDLEEFFSSVGKVQDVRLITCNKTRRFKGIAYVEFKDPESVTLALGLSGQKLLGVPIVVQHTQAEKNRMGNSMPNLMPKGQTGPMRLYVGSLHFNITEDMLRGIFEPFGKIDNIQLIMDPETGRSKGYGFLTFRNADDAKKALEQLNGFELAGRPMKVGNVTERTDLIQGPSLLDTDELDRSGIDLGATGRLQLMFKLAEGTGLEIPPAAANALNMAPVMSTPQPPPQAAPPIATQCFMLSNMFDPQNETNPNWAKEIRDDVIEECNKHGGVLHVYVDQASPQGNVYVKCPSIATAVAAVNSLHGRWFAGRVITAAYVPVVNYHSLFPDAMTALQLLVPSAPRRGM, from the exons ATGCACTTGAAATACGAG GAGCAGGACTCCTCATCCAAAGACAAATCTTCCAAGGAGAATGGGTCTAGCCGTAAATCATCTGG gaAGAGTAAACACCGGTCTCGTTCCCGTTCTCGATCGCGGGACCGTAAGGAGAAGGATCGCCGCGATCGCGATAGAGACAGAGACAGGGATCGTGACAGAGACAGAGATCGcgatcgtgatcgtgatcgtaGACACACATCAAGATCAAGAGACCGGAGAGATCGTGATAGAGACAGAGATGGTGGTGGAggtggtggtggcggcggcggtggcggtggtggtgaCCGAGATAGGGATCGGCGAGACAGAGATCGGGATCGAGATAGAAGAAGGAAACGATCGCTTACACCGATTACACTTCCTAGAGCGAGACCGTCGTTCGGGAAAGGTGTCAGCCCCCTTGGAAT TAGAAACGATGAATTGACGCCAGAAGAACGGGATGCACGGACAGTATTTTGTATGCAGTTGAGTCAACGCATACGTGCACGGGATTTGGAGGAATTCTTCTCCAGCGTCGGGAAAGTTCAAGATGTTCGGCTCATCACGTGCAACAAGACAAGAAGATTTAAAGGGATAGCATATGTCGAGTTCAAGGATCCTGAAAGCGTTACCCTG GCTCTTGGCTTATCGGGTCAGAAGCTTCTCGGCGTTCCTATAGTGGTGCAGCACACTCAAGCTGAAAAGAATCGTATGGGCAACTCGATGCCGAACCTGATGCCAAAGGGTCAAACAGGTCCTATGAGATTATACGTTGGATCTCTTCACTTCAACATCACCGAAGACATGCTCCGTGGTATTTTCGAACCTTTCGGGAAAATTGACAACATTCAGTTAATTATGGACCCGGAAACGGGTCGAAGTAAAGGCTACGGATTCTTAACC TTTAGGAATGCCGACGACGCGAAAAAAGCTTTGGAACAATTGAACGGTTTCGAGCTTGCTGGCAGACCTATGAAAGTTGGTAATGTCACGGAACGTACAGATTTAATACAAGGACCTTCACTTCTTGATACTGACGAGCTAGACAGGAGTGGAATCGACTTAGGTGCTACTGGAAG GTTGCAGTTAATGTTCAAATTAGCAGAAGGCACTGGACTTGAAATTCCTCCTGCAGCTGCAAATGCTTTGAATATGGCGCCTGTTATGTCTACGCCACAGCCACCACCACAAGCTGCTCCCCCTATTGCAACACAGTGTTTTATGCTGTCGAATATGTTTGACCCGCAAAA TGAGACGAATCCAAATTGGGCGAAAGAAATTCGTGACGACGTGATCGAAGAATGCAACAAACACGGCGGTGTGTTACACGTATACGTAGACCAAGCCTCTCCTCAAGGTAACGTCTACGTGAAGTGTCCATCGATCGCAACAGCGGTTGCAGCCGTGAATTCACTGCACGGCCGATGGTTCGCGGGTCGCGTAATCACTGCCGCATACGTACCAGTTGTAAATTATCATTCGCTATTTCCGGACGCAATGACCGCCTTACAATTGTTGGTCCCGAGCGCGCCACGAAGAGGAATGTGA
- the Caper gene encoding RNA-binding protein 39-like protein Caper isoform X2, which yields MAEDLDVEAMLEAPYKKGEQDSSSKDKSSKENGSSRKSSGKSKHRSRSRSRSRDRKEKDRRDRDRDRDRDRDRDRDRDRDRDRRHTSRSRDRRDRDRDRDGGGGGGGGGGGGGGDRDRDRRDRDRDRDRRRKRSLTPITLPRARPSFGKGVSPLGIRNDELTPEERDARTVFCMQLSQRIRARDLEEFFSSVGKVQDVRLITCNKTRRFKGIAYVEFKDPESVTLALGLSGQKLLGVPIVVQHTQAEKNRMGNSMPNLMPKGQTGPMRLYVGSLHFNITEDMLRGIFEPFGKIDNIQLIMDPETGRSKGYGFLTFRNADDAKKALEQLNGFELAGRPMKVGNVTERTDLIQGPSLLDTDELDRSGIDLGATGRLQLMFKLAEGTGLEIPPAAANALNMAPVMSTPQPPPQAAPPIATQCFMLSNMFDPQNETNPNWAKEIRDDVIEECNKHGGVLHVYVDQASPQGNVYVKCPSIATAVAAVNSLHGRWFAGRVITAAYVPVVNYHSLFPDAMTALQLLVPSAPRRGM from the exons ATGGCGGAGGATTTGGATGTCGAGGCGATGCTGGAGGCACCATACAAAAAAGGG GAGCAGGACTCCTCATCCAAAGACAAATCTTCCAAGGAGAATGGGTCTAGCCGTAAATCATCTGG gaAGAGTAAACACCGGTCTCGTTCCCGTTCTCGATCGCGGGACCGTAAGGAGAAGGATCGCCGCGATCGCGATAGAGACAGAGACAGGGATCGTGACAGAGACAGAGATCGcgatcgtgatcgtgatcgtaGACACACATCAAGATCAAGAGACCGGAGAGATCGTGATAGAGACAGAGATGGTGGTGGAggtggtggtggcggcggcggtggcggtggtggtgaCCGAGATAGGGATCGGCGAGACAGAGATCGGGATCGAGATAGAAGAAGGAAACGATCGCTTACACCGATTACACTTCCTAGAGCGAGACCGTCGTTCGGGAAAGGTGTCAGCCCCCTTGGAAT TAGAAACGATGAATTGACGCCAGAAGAACGGGATGCACGGACAGTATTTTGTATGCAGTTGAGTCAACGCATACGTGCACGGGATTTGGAGGAATTCTTCTCCAGCGTCGGGAAAGTTCAAGATGTTCGGCTCATCACGTGCAACAAGACAAGAAGATTTAAAGGGATAGCATATGTCGAGTTCAAGGATCCTGAAAGCGTTACCCTG GCTCTTGGCTTATCGGGTCAGAAGCTTCTCGGCGTTCCTATAGTGGTGCAGCACACTCAAGCTGAAAAGAATCGTATGGGCAACTCGATGCCGAACCTGATGCCAAAGGGTCAAACAGGTCCTATGAGATTATACGTTGGATCTCTTCACTTCAACATCACCGAAGACATGCTCCGTGGTATTTTCGAACCTTTCGGGAAAATTGACAACATTCAGTTAATTATGGACCCGGAAACGGGTCGAAGTAAAGGCTACGGATTCTTAACC TTTAGGAATGCCGACGACGCGAAAAAAGCTTTGGAACAATTGAACGGTTTCGAGCTTGCTGGCAGACCTATGAAAGTTGGTAATGTCACGGAACGTACAGATTTAATACAAGGACCTTCACTTCTTGATACTGACGAGCTAGACAGGAGTGGAATCGACTTAGGTGCTACTGGAAG GTTGCAGTTAATGTTCAAATTAGCAGAAGGCACTGGACTTGAAATTCCTCCTGCAGCTGCAAATGCTTTGAATATGGCGCCTGTTATGTCTACGCCACAGCCACCACCACAAGCTGCTCCCCCTATTGCAACACAGTGTTTTATGCTGTCGAATATGTTTGACCCGCAAAA TGAGACGAATCCAAATTGGGCGAAAGAAATTCGTGACGACGTGATCGAAGAATGCAACAAACACGGCGGTGTGTTACACGTATACGTAGACCAAGCCTCTCCTCAAGGTAACGTCTACGTGAAGTGTCCATCGATCGCAACAGCGGTTGCAGCCGTGAATTCACTGCACGGCCGATGGTTCGCGGGTCGCGTAATCACTGCCGCATACGTACCAGTTGTAAATTATCATTCGCTATTTCCGGACGCAATGACCGCCTTACAATTGTTGGTCCCGAGCGCGCCACGAAGAGGAATGTGA
- the Caper gene encoding RNA-binding protein 39-like protein Caper isoform X1, with amino-acid sequence MRGISENSPTLAMAEDLDVEAMLEAPYKKGEQDSSSKDKSSKENGSSRKSSGKSKHRSRSRSRSRDRKEKDRRDRDRDRDRDRDRDRDRDRDRDRRHTSRSRDRRDRDRDRDGGGGGGGGGGGGGGDRDRDRRDRDRDRDRRRKRSLTPITLPRARPSFGKGVSPLGIRNDELTPEERDARTVFCMQLSQRIRARDLEEFFSSVGKVQDVRLITCNKTRRFKGIAYVEFKDPESVTLALGLSGQKLLGVPIVVQHTQAEKNRMGNSMPNLMPKGQTGPMRLYVGSLHFNITEDMLRGIFEPFGKIDNIQLIMDPETGRSKGYGFLTFRNADDAKKALEQLNGFELAGRPMKVGNVTERTDLIQGPSLLDTDELDRSGIDLGATGRLQLMFKLAEGTGLEIPPAAANALNMAPVMSTPQPPPQAAPPIATQCFMLSNMFDPQNETNPNWAKEIRDDVIEECNKHGGVLHVYVDQASPQGNVYVKCPSIATAVAAVNSLHGRWFAGRVITAAYVPVVNYHSLFPDAMTALQLLVPSAPRRGM; translated from the exons ATGCGTGGTATTTCAGAAAACTCTCCGACTCTCGCAATGGCGGAGGATTTGGATGTCGAGGCGATGCTGGAGGCACCATACAAAAAAGGG GAGCAGGACTCCTCATCCAAAGACAAATCTTCCAAGGAGAATGGGTCTAGCCGTAAATCATCTGG gaAGAGTAAACACCGGTCTCGTTCCCGTTCTCGATCGCGGGACCGTAAGGAGAAGGATCGCCGCGATCGCGATAGAGACAGAGACAGGGATCGTGACAGAGACAGAGATCGcgatcgtgatcgtgatcgtaGACACACATCAAGATCAAGAGACCGGAGAGATCGTGATAGAGACAGAGATGGTGGTGGAggtggtggtggcggcggcggtggcggtggtggtgaCCGAGATAGGGATCGGCGAGACAGAGATCGGGATCGAGATAGAAGAAGGAAACGATCGCTTACACCGATTACACTTCCTAGAGCGAGACCGTCGTTCGGGAAAGGTGTCAGCCCCCTTGGAAT TAGAAACGATGAATTGACGCCAGAAGAACGGGATGCACGGACAGTATTTTGTATGCAGTTGAGTCAACGCATACGTGCACGGGATTTGGAGGAATTCTTCTCCAGCGTCGGGAAAGTTCAAGATGTTCGGCTCATCACGTGCAACAAGACAAGAAGATTTAAAGGGATAGCATATGTCGAGTTCAAGGATCCTGAAAGCGTTACCCTG GCTCTTGGCTTATCGGGTCAGAAGCTTCTCGGCGTTCCTATAGTGGTGCAGCACACTCAAGCTGAAAAGAATCGTATGGGCAACTCGATGCCGAACCTGATGCCAAAGGGTCAAACAGGTCCTATGAGATTATACGTTGGATCTCTTCACTTCAACATCACCGAAGACATGCTCCGTGGTATTTTCGAACCTTTCGGGAAAATTGACAACATTCAGTTAATTATGGACCCGGAAACGGGTCGAAGTAAAGGCTACGGATTCTTAACC TTTAGGAATGCCGACGACGCGAAAAAAGCTTTGGAACAATTGAACGGTTTCGAGCTTGCTGGCAGACCTATGAAAGTTGGTAATGTCACGGAACGTACAGATTTAATACAAGGACCTTCACTTCTTGATACTGACGAGCTAGACAGGAGTGGAATCGACTTAGGTGCTACTGGAAG GTTGCAGTTAATGTTCAAATTAGCAGAAGGCACTGGACTTGAAATTCCTCCTGCAGCTGCAAATGCTTTGAATATGGCGCCTGTTATGTCTACGCCACAGCCACCACCACAAGCTGCTCCCCCTATTGCAACACAGTGTTTTATGCTGTCGAATATGTTTGACCCGCAAAA TGAGACGAATCCAAATTGGGCGAAAGAAATTCGTGACGACGTGATCGAAGAATGCAACAAACACGGCGGTGTGTTACACGTATACGTAGACCAAGCCTCTCCTCAAGGTAACGTCTACGTGAAGTGTCCATCGATCGCAACAGCGGTTGCAGCCGTGAATTCACTGCACGGCCGATGGTTCGCGGGTCGCGTAATCACTGCCGCATACGTACCAGTTGTAAATTATCATTCGCTATTTCCGGACGCAATGACCGCCTTACAATTGTTGGTCCCGAGCGCGCCACGAAGAGGAATGTGA